A window from Candidatus Methylomirabilota bacterium encodes these proteins:
- a CDS encoding proline--tRNA ligase, with protein MRRSKSLVPTLREDPADAEAQSHRLMLRAGLARQLAAGIFVYLPLGQRVLDKVNAVIREEMDAIGGQEITMPV; from the coding sequence GCCGGTCGAAGTCGCTCGTCCCGACGCTACGGGAAGACCCCGCCGACGCCGAAGCGCAGAGCCACCGCCTCATGCTCCGCGCCGGGCTCGCGCGCCAGCTCGCGGCCGGCATCTTCGTCTACCTCCCGCTCGGCCAGCGCGTCCTCGACAAGGTCAACGCCGTCATCCGCGAGGAGATGGACGCCATCGGCGGTCAGGAGATCACGATGCCCGTGAT